The proteins below are encoded in one region of Streptomyces cyanogenus:
- a CDS encoding MerR family transcriptional regulator — MRIGELSRRTGVPVPTIKYYVREGLLPAGELTSRNQASYDETHERRLRLIRALLDVGGMKVAEIADVLAVVDDPQRPLHKVLGAAAGRVGGGDAEEEDAESAAARDVVDRLISRRGWRTNTANPAAADLARALAAMARLGHGAFADLLDAYADAAEEVARADLAYVDRQLAVEDMLEGVVIGTVLGEAVFSALRRLAHVDASAKLYGDSGPHERGTS; from the coding sequence GTGCGTATCGGGGAGTTGAGCCGGCGGACCGGTGTGCCGGTGCCGACGATCAAGTACTACGTCCGGGAGGGGCTGCTGCCCGCGGGCGAGCTGACGAGCCGTAACCAGGCGAGCTACGACGAGACGCACGAGCGCCGGCTGCGGCTGATCCGTGCCCTGCTCGACGTGGGGGGCATGAAGGTGGCCGAGATCGCGGACGTGCTCGCGGTGGTCGACGACCCCCAGCGCCCGCTGCACAAGGTGCTCGGCGCGGCGGCGGGCCGGGTCGGCGGCGGGGACGCCGAGGAGGAGGACGCCGAGTCGGCGGCCGCCCGGGACGTCGTCGACCGCCTGATCTCCCGGCGCGGCTGGCGGACGAACACGGCGAACCCCGCCGCCGCCGACCTGGCCAGGGCCCTGGCCGCCATGGCCCGGCTGGGCCACGGGGCGTTCGCCGACCTGCTGGACGCGTACGCCGACGCAGCCGAGGAGGTGGCCCGCGCCGACCTCGCGTACGTGGACCGGCAGCTGGCGGTCGAGGACATGCTGGAGGGCGTGGTGATCGGGACCGTGCTGGGCGAGGCGGTGTTCAGCGCGCTCCGGCGGCTGGCCCATGTGGACGCCTCTGCGAAGCTCTACGGCGACAGCGGGCCGCACGAGCGCGGGACGAGCTGA
- a CDS encoding cold-shock protein, whose amino-acid sequence MASGTVKWFNAEKGFGFIEQDGGGADVFAHYSNIATSGFRELQEGQKVTFDVTQGQKGPQAENIVPA is encoded by the coding sequence ATGGCATCTGGCACCGTGAAGTGGTTCAACGCGGAAAAGGGCTTCGGCTTCATCGAGCAGGACGGCGGCGGCGCCGACGTGTTCGCGCACTACTCGAACATCGCCACCTCCGGCTTCCGCGAGCTTCAGGAAGGCCAGAAGGTGACCTTCGACGTCACGCAGGGCCAGAAGGGCCCGCAGGCCGAGAACATCGTTCCCGCCTGA
- a CDS encoding DEAD/DEAH box helicase, with the protein MNRTPRRSGGASSGFRADRRSARSAGAAHGGRFRTQEPGRQGPRTGTGRKNGPAAHSTPRRQEFALPTTFTEPLPAVESFAELDMPARLLAALGAEGVTVPFPIQAATLPNALAGRDVLGRGRTGSGKTLAFGLPLLARLDGQRAQPRQPLALVLVPTRELAQQVTDALTPYARALRLRLATVVGGMSIGRQASALRGGAEVVVATPGRLKDLIERRDCRLDEVCVTVLDEADQMADMGFMPQVTALLDQVPAGGQRLLFSATLDRNIDLLVRRYLHDPVVHSVDPSAGAVTTMDHHLLHVRDDDKQTAATEIAARDGRVIMFLDTKHSVDRLTKHLLSVGVRASALHGGKSQSQRNRTLAQFKDGHVTVLVATNVAARGIHVDGLDLVVNVDPPGDHKDYLHRGGRTARAGESGTVVTLVLPHQRRAVDRLMTDAGIAANAARVRPGEPELQRITGARTPSGVPVVLTAPAEDRREGKGSSAGRRRRGGAGRGRSAGTGRGEGGQGAGRGGEARGRRPAPRNNA; encoded by the coding sequence ATGAACCGCACCCCCCGTCGCTCCGGCGGCGCGTCCAGTGGCTTCCGCGCGGACCGGAGGTCCGCCCGCTCGGCGGGAGCCGCGCACGGCGGCCGCTTCCGTACCCAGGAGCCGGGCCGTCAGGGCCCCCGCACAGGCACCGGACGCAAGAACGGCCCGGCCGCGCACTCCACCCCGCGCCGGCAGGAGTTCGCCCTGCCCACCACCTTCACCGAACCGCTGCCGGCGGTCGAGTCGTTCGCCGAACTGGACATGCCCGCACGGCTGTTGGCCGCGCTCGGCGCAGAGGGCGTCACCGTGCCCTTCCCGATCCAGGCGGCCACCCTGCCGAACGCGCTGGCCGGCCGGGACGTCCTGGGCCGGGGCCGTACCGGCTCGGGCAAGACCCTCGCCTTCGGCCTGCCGCTGCTGGCCCGGCTGGACGGACAGCGGGCCCAGCCCCGGCAGCCGCTCGCCCTGGTCCTCGTCCCCACCCGGGAACTGGCCCAGCAGGTGACCGACGCGCTCACCCCCTACGCCCGCGCCCTGCGGCTACGGCTCGCCACCGTGGTCGGCGGCATGTCGATCGGCCGGCAGGCCAGCGCCCTGCGCGGCGGCGCCGAGGTCGTCGTCGCGACTCCCGGGCGCCTGAAGGACCTCATCGAGCGGCGGGACTGCCGGCTCGACGAGGTCTGCGTCACCGTCCTGGACGAAGCCGACCAGATGGCCGACATGGGCTTCATGCCGCAGGTGACCGCGCTGCTCGACCAGGTGCCCGCCGGCGGCCAGCGGTTGCTGTTCTCCGCCACCCTGGACCGCAACATCGACCTCCTGGTACGCCGCTACCTCCACGACCCCGTGGTGCACTCGGTCGACCCGTCCGCGGGCGCCGTCACCACCATGGACCACCACCTGCTGCACGTGCGCGACGACGACAAGCAGACTGCCGCGACCGAGATCGCCGCGCGCGACGGCCGGGTGATCATGTTCCTGGACACCAAGCACTCGGTGGACCGGCTCACCAAGCACCTGCTCTCCGTCGGGGTGCGCGCCTCGGCCCTGCACGGCGGCAAGTCCCAGTCCCAGCGCAACCGGACGCTCGCCCAGTTCAAGGACGGTCACGTCACGGTGCTGGTGGCCACCAACGTCGCCGCCCGCGGCATCCACGTCGACGGCCTCGACCTGGTCGTGAACGTCGACCCGCCCGGCGACCACAAGGACTACCTCCACCGCGGCGGCCGTACCGCGCGCGCCGGCGAGTCCGGCACCGTCGTCACCCTCGTCCTGCCGCACCAACGGCGCGCGGTGGACCGTCTCATGACGGACGCCGGCATCGCGGCGAACGCCGCCCGGGTCCGCCCGGGCGAGCCCGAGCTGCAGCGGATCACCGGCGCCCGGACGCCTTCCGGCGTGCCCGTCGTCCTCACCGCGCCGGCCGAGGACCGCCGTGAGGGCAAGGGATCGTCCGCCGGTCGGCGCCGCAGGGGCGGCGCGGGCCGTGGCAGGAGCGCGGGCACCGGCCGCGGGGAGGGCGGCCAGGGCGCCGGCCGCGGCGGGGAGGCCCGTGGCCGTCGGCCCGCTCCGCGGAACAACGCATAG
- a CDS encoding MerR family transcriptional regulator: MPAENAPAAGNLDDDDYPAYTMGRAAAVLGTTPAFLRAVGEAGLITPLRSEGGHRRYSRRQLRVAARARELVDQGTPVEAACRIVSLEDQLDDALRKNRDMRRKLGERGADT, encoded by the coding sequence ATGCCCGCCGAGAACGCCCCTGCCGCCGGCAACCTCGACGACGACGACTACCCCGCCTACACCATGGGCCGGGCCGCGGCCGTTCTCGGCACCACCCCCGCCTTCCTGCGGGCCGTCGGCGAGGCGGGGCTGATCACTCCCCTGCGCTCGGAGGGCGGCCACCGCCGGTACTCCCGCCGGCAGCTGCGGGTGGCCGCCCGCGCCCGCGAACTGGTCGACCAGGGCACGCCCGTCGAGGCCGCGTGCCGCATCGTCTCGCTGGAGGACCAGCTGGACGACGCCCTCCGCAAGAACCGGGACATGCGCCGGAAGCTGGGCGAGCGCGGCGCGGATACCTAG
- a CDS encoding SigE family RNA polymerase sigma factor — protein sequence MGEAPADYLEFAAARSGPLFRTACLLTGDWHLAEDLVQETLAKMYRSWRRISRVESPVAYADTVLVRSFLSQRRRRSSTERPSDRLPETAGPTRDAELRIALLDGLARMTAKDRAVLVLRYWEDRSVEETSQVLRLSPGAVRTRSMRALERLRALLGDELADLAA from the coding sequence GTGGGGGAAGCACCCGCGGACTACCTGGAGTTCGCAGCCGCCCGCAGCGGGCCGCTGTTCCGGACCGCCTGCCTGCTCACAGGCGACTGGCACCTCGCCGAGGACCTCGTGCAGGAGACGCTCGCCAAGATGTACCGGTCCTGGCGGCGGATCAGCCGCGTGGAATCGCCGGTGGCCTACGCCGACACCGTGCTCGTGCGCAGCTTCCTGTCCCAGCGCCGCCGCCGCAGCTCCACCGAGCGCCCCAGCGACCGGCTGCCGGAGACGGCCGGTCCCACACGGGACGCCGAGCTGCGGATCGCCCTGCTGGACGGCCTGGCCCGGATGACGGCCAAGGACCGTGCCGTGCTGGTGCTCCGCTACTGGGAGGACCGCTCGGTGGAGGAGACCTCACAGGTCCTGCGACTGTCGCCGGGAGCCGTTCGGACCCGGAGCATGCGCGCCCTGGAGCGGCTGCGCGCTCTGCTCGGCGATGAGCTGGCCG